The following are encoded in a window of Apteryx mantelli isolate bAptMan1 unplaced genomic scaffold, bAptMan1.hap1 HAP1_SCAFFOLD_33, whole genome shotgun sequence genomic DNA:
- the LOC106497845 gene encoding LOW QUALITY PROTEIN: BEN domain-containing protein 3 (The sequence of the model RefSeq protein was modified relative to this genomic sequence to represent the inferred CDS: inserted 1 base in 1 codon; deleted 3 bases in 3 codons), producing the protein MNSAEITDDDDVEIPRKDIVKVETENEDEALDFSVTSRSSEEHSLNGAVACLQKSNKRKQTSLGCDGSGSQQDVLPSVKKRCFAQEGPHSNMKNRDTVSPTQVNTEQPNENKNPNTARLCEEEPFSDISTPSYKKPLYGISHKITEKNHPPGTEQFASYDLFEKISPSSPSHLQTLNDQRTRDSAATIAVTAATTDSDPNIYFLIPKMFYTLNTLNSNVTQLHGKVDLLYLEVSRIKKQVSPVESVAEFKPPPEYRLTSAELKQMMDQSTSGGDLACRLLVQLFPELFNDDEFNRNCSACGFLNRRKLGSLHLQXIRNYVEVCYPSVKNTAVWHVECLPQVNDFFHRFWAKREMENSQQNVQSSSFYESEQVESSHFIEEKEQEEALSLDRSSVVASDYLLDAQDLNKFLDEASSPGEFSVFLLHGFFPELVDHRKLAERYSCYGDSGKQLLDPHWLQIICTYTEIYFPDVQEAARLQQCVQRINDELENMYMDGSECDQMRDDCYDSSSLPDDISLVKVEDSFEYEKPGRRSKKIWLVPIDFDKLDFPPPDFDVPVPDYLLNKEQIKNIYESSLSIGNFTSRLLVLLFPELFTHENLREQYNCSGSLGKKQLDPTRMKLIRHYVQILYPRAKNNRVWTLEFVGKLDERCQRRDTEQRCTYQEQQKVHVPGPKWREFLSYAINPERFREEFEGPPLPPEGSSKDFCKIPLDERVVPNPDFPVPSPYLLSDKEVREIAQQSLSVGNFAARLLVRLFPELFTPENLRLQYNHSGACNKKQLDPNRLRLIHHYVEAVYPREKMEEVWRYECIPSIDERCWRPNRKKCDILKAAKKARK; encoded by the exons atgaactcagctgaaatcactgatgatgatgatg tagaaattcctagaaaagatattgtgaaagtagaaacagaaaatgaagatgaagctctagacttctcagtaacatccagatcttctgaggaacactcactgaatggcgcagttgcttgcctacagaaatccaacaaacggaaacagacctcgcttggttgtgatggttcagggagccagcaagatgtcttacccagcgtgaagaaaagatgctttgcacaagag ggcccccattcaaacatgaagaacagagacactgtctcacccactcaggtaaatacagagcagccaaacgagaacaagaatcctaatacagcacggctctgtgaagaagaacccttcagtgacataagcactccatcttat aaaaaacctctctatggcatctcacacaaaattacagagaagaaccacccaccaggaacagagcagtttgcttcttacgatttgtttgaa aaaatcagtcccagcagtccctcgcatcttcaaactttgaacgatcagcgcacaagagactctgctgcaaccattgctgtgacagctgccaccacagattccgatccaaatatatattttttgataccgaaaatgttttacacacttaacaccctcaattccaatgtgacccagcttcacggcaaagttgacctgttgtatctggaggtcagccgaattaagaagcaagtcagtccagTAGAGTCtgtcgcagagttcaagcctcctcctgagtaccgcctgacttctgcagagctcaaacaaatgatggatcaaagcacatcaggtggagacttagcctgccggttgctagtgcagctcttcccagagctcttcaacgatgatgaattcaacagaaactgcagtgcgtgcggcttcctcaacagaaggaaacttggttctcttcatctgc ctatccgtaactatgtggaagtttgttatccttctgtgaagaacacagctgtgtggcatgtggagtgtttgcctcaagtcaatgattttttccatagattttgggccaaaagggagatggaaaatagtcaacagaatgtgcaatcatccagtttttatgagagtgaacaggtagaatcctctcattttattgaggaaaaagagcaggaagaagctctgTCCTTGGACAGGAGTAGTGTCGTTGCCTCAGATTACCTTCTGGATGCTCAGGATCTCAACAAATTTTTAGATGAAGCTTCTTCTCCTGgagaattttctgtttttttgctaCACGGATTTTTTCCAGAGCTCGTTGACCACAGAAAATTAGCTGAAAGGTACAGCTGCTATGGAGACTCTGGGAAGCAACTGCTGGATCCTCACTGGCTTCAGATAATCTGTACGTACACTGAAATTTACTTTCCAGATGTGCAAGAAGCAGCCCGGTTGCAGCAATGTGTCCAGCGAATAAACGATGAGCTTGAGAATATGTATATGGATGGAAGTGAATGTGATCAGATGAGAGATGACTGTTACGATTCCTCTAGTCTACCGGATGATATATCACTCGTAAAAGTTGAAGACAGTTTTGAATATGAAAAACCTGGTAGGCGCTCA AAAAAAATCTGGCTTGTACCCATAGACTTTGACAAACTTGACTTTCCACCTCCAGATTTTGATGTTCCTGTCCCAGATTACCTGTTGAACAAAGAGCAGATTAAAAACATATATGAAAGCAGTCTTTCCATAGGCAACTTCACCTCTCGATTGCTTGTTCTCTTATTTCCTGAACTATTTACCCATGAAAACTTACGGGAGCAATACAACTGTAGTGGATCTTTAGGCAAGAAACAGCTAGATCCCACTAGAATGAAATTAATTCGACATTATGTGCAGATACTGTATCCGAGAGCGAAGAACAACAGAGTGTGGACATTGGAATTTGTTGGGAAGCTCGACGAGAGGTGTCAGCGAAGAGACACTGAACAAAGATGCACGTACCAAGAGCAGCAGAAAGTCCATGTGCCAGGGCCCAAGTGGAGAGAATTTCTTAGCTATGCAATAAACCCGGAAAGATTCAGAGAAGAATTTGAAGGGCCACCACTACCACCCGAAGGAAGCAGCAAGGATTTTTGCAAGATACCACTTGATGAACGCGTAGTTcctaatccagacttccctgtgccttctccatatttgctgtctgataaggaggtaagagagatagcacagcagagcctttcagttggaaacttcgCTGCCCGACTTCTcgtaagactctttccagaactctttactccagagaatctcagactgcaatataaccactcaggtgcttgtaacaaaaaacagctcgatcccaacagactgagactgatccatcattacgtggaagcagtttaccccagggagaaaatggaagaagtgtggcgttacgaatgtataccgagcattgatgaaagatgctggcgtcctaacaggaaaaagtgTGATATCCTGAAggcggcaaagaaagcaagaaagtga